A DNA window from Streptomyces sp. CA-278952 contains the following coding sequences:
- a CDS encoding non-ribosomal peptide synthetase: MMAIFRRQVVRAPGAIAVTAADGTLSYAELDARASAAAGGLRDRGIGPDDIVAVVIPRGTDMVVAVVAVLAAGAAYLPVDSAQPPDRVAAVLADARPALVLTPGELRALESAAASAAPVAEPDPACAAYVIYTSGSTGRPKGVVVPHAGIGHLVAAQRERFGAGPGARVLQYASVGFDVAVADLCMALLTGATLVLAPPEGLAPGEPFARFIAEHGVTHVCMPPSALATQPDLALPSVACLILAGEALGPDLVARWSPGRRMINAYGPTETTACATMSAPLTDGLVVPIGAAIPGTELRVLDEKCAPAAEGELYIGGAGVARGYLGCPGPTAQRFVADPWGPPGSRMFRTGDLVRVGPDGDLLFLGRADDQVKIRGHRVEPAEVEAALGAHPAVARAAVVARPGPLGAYLVGYVVPRGASVPDLRAHLAERLPAHLVPDLIEVVGHFPSTPNGKLDRAAFAEPAPRASGALADDLARLFAEVLSVDSAAPDDDFFALGGTSLMATALVSRIRVELAVEASVATVFDASTPAGLAKALSATDPVAPETPADSAAPAAPAAPTAPADSVDPARGRT, from the coding sequence ATGATGGCAATTTTCCGTCGCCAGGTCGTCCGGGCCCCGGGGGCGATCGCGGTTACCGCCGCCGACGGCACGCTCTCCTACGCCGAGCTCGACGCCCGCGCCTCCGCGGCGGCCGGCGGGCTGCGGGACCGCGGGATCGGGCCGGACGACATCGTCGCCGTCGTGATCCCGCGCGGTACGGACATGGTGGTGGCCGTCGTCGCCGTGCTCGCCGCGGGAGCCGCGTACCTGCCGGTCGACTCCGCCCAACCGCCGGACCGGGTGGCCGCCGTGCTCGCCGACGCCCGCCCCGCCCTGGTGCTGACACCTGGGGAGCTGCGGGCGCTGGAGTCCGCGGCGGCGTCCGCCGCCCCGGTGGCGGAACCCGATCCGGCGTGCGCCGCCTACGTCATCTACACCTCCGGCTCGACCGGAAGACCCAAGGGCGTGGTCGTTCCGCACGCGGGGATCGGGCATCTCGTCGCGGCGCAACGGGAACGCTTCGGTGCCGGACCGGGTGCCCGGGTGTTGCAGTACGCGTCGGTCGGCTTCGACGTCGCCGTCGCCGACCTGTGCATGGCGCTGCTCACCGGGGCCACGCTCGTGCTCGCGCCGCCGGAGGGCCTTGCGCCCGGTGAACCGTTCGCCCGGTTCATCGCCGAGCACGGTGTCACCCACGTGTGCATGCCGCCGAGCGCGCTCGCCACCCAGCCGGACCTGGCGCTGCCCTCGGTCGCCTGCCTGATCCTCGCGGGGGAGGCACTGGGCCCCGACCTCGTCGCCCGATGGTCCCCCGGCCGCCGGATGATCAATGCCTACGGCCCGACCGAGACGACGGCGTGCGCCACCATGAGCGCGCCGCTCACCGACGGCCTGGTGGTGCCGATCGGGGCGGCGATCCCCGGCACGGAACTACGGGTGCTGGACGAGAAGTGCGCCCCGGCAGCCGAGGGCGAGCTGTACATCGGCGGCGCCGGGGTCGCGCGCGGCTACCTGGGCTGCCCCGGGCCGACCGCACAGCGGTTCGTCGCCGACCCGTGGGGGCCGCCCGGGTCGCGCATGTTCCGCACCGGCGACCTGGTCCGCGTGGGGCCCGACGGTGACCTGCTGTTCCTCGGCCGGGCCGACGACCAGGTGAAGATCCGCGGCCACCGGGTCGAACCGGCCGAGGTGGAGGCCGCGCTCGGCGCTCACCCGGCGGTGGCGCGGGCGGCGGTCGTCGCCCGCCCCGGACCGCTCGGCGCCTACCTGGTGGGCTACGTGGTGCCGCGCGGAGCGAGCGTGCCGGACCTGCGCGCGCACCTCGCCGAGCGGCTGCCGGCCCACCTCGTCCCGGACCTGATCGAGGTGGTCGGGCACTTCCCCTCCACCCCCAACGGGAAACTGGACCGGGCCGCGTTCGCGGAGCCCGCGCCGCGGGCGTCGGGCGCGCTCGCCGACGACCTCGCCCGGCTGTTCGCCGAAGTGCTGTCGGTGGATTCGGCCGCGCCGGACGACGACTTCTTCGCCCTCGGCGGCACCTCGCTCATGGCCACCGCGCTGGTCAGCCGGATCCGGGTCGAACTGGCCGTGGAAGCGTCCGTCGCCACCGTGTTCGACGCCTCCACACCCGCCGGACTCGCCAAAGCCCTGTCCGCGACGGACCCTGTGGCCCCGGAGACCCCGGCAGACTCGGCGGCCCCGGCGGCCCCGGCGGCCCCGACGGCCCCGGCGGACTCGGTCGACCCGGCCAGGGGCCGGACATGA
- a CDS encoding DUF6875 domain-containing protein — MLSHPAGDVALFEPDHPDLPAAAEVVLAWARSYLCRPHPDLGRGGDVCPYTAVSLERGGLFLAVHPGRPDLRAVMTAYRDWFPDLPPREWPGARYRTVLVVLPDVPPGEIDRTQRELKPGFVERGLMIGEFHPGPPSAPGLWNADFRPMRSPLPLLAVRHMVAADAPFLRADPEQLAAYRRRFGDRGAYR; from the coding sequence ATGCTGAGCCACCCGGCGGGTGACGTCGCGCTGTTCGAGCCGGACCACCCGGACCTGCCTGCCGCCGCCGAGGTGGTGCTGGCGTGGGCGCGGTCCTACCTGTGCCGACCGCACCCCGATCTGGGACGGGGCGGCGACGTCTGCCCGTACACGGCCGTCTCACTGGAACGGGGCGGGCTCTTCCTCGCCGTACACCCCGGACGGCCGGACCTGCGGGCGGTGATGACCGCTTACCGCGACTGGTTCCCCGATTTGCCGCCGCGTGAGTGGCCGGGGGCCAGATACCGGACGGTCCTGGTGGTGCTGCCGGACGTCCCGCCCGGGGAGATCGACCGCACGCAGCGGGAGCTGAAGCCCGGGTTCGTGGAACGCGGCCTGATGATCGGTGAGTTCCATCCGGGGCCGCCGTCCGCACCCGGTCTGTGGAACGCGGACTTCCGGCCGATGCGCAGCCCGCTGCCGTTGCTGGCGGTGCGGCACATGGTGGCCGCGGACGCGCCGTTCCTGCGGGCCGACCCGGAGCAACTGGCGGCGTACCGGCGCCGGTTCGGAGACCGGGGAGCGTACCGATGA
- a CDS encoding non-ribosomal peptide synthetase, whose amino-acid sequence MTVPLPPGARRLWFLEAFADGAPLHNNPAVFRLAGPVSVDALRRAADLVVARHPVLRTTFDEIEGEPVGRTGPVGPADVEVRTVPAADAAAFAARAAREPFDLRTGPLFRIRLGRITPTDHILVINTHHAVVDGRSLSVLCGEISALYADPARPLPDPGAPPDLIDHDPSRRAAELDGVPDLLTLPTDRPRPRMRAFRGELRRHAVPEGLTARVDALARATRATRFVVLQAAYAATLGTTAGQDDVVVATLVSGRPGPEFADVVGMFVNPVPLRVGIGGDPTFRELVARARRAVAAGLGGAAVPFDRIVEAAGASRDPSHAPLCQAHLVMQDPPEVVLPGVRAERMPPDTGTADVDLTVMVESGGADMAVVTEHDTDLFDGATVDGVAGRLLALLDRACADPDRRLSALTAGPSGVARVAGPGGAPAPSTVLELIRFGADGLAVGELSYAELERRSAALASVLRAEGAGPEVWVAVDLPRGTDLVVAILGIWRAGAVYVPVEPLWPEPRRRAVTGAARVVLTGIPELPEEFERVEPHIAPESLAYVLHTSGSTGRPKAVGVPHRAVAGMLARSTALVGLAAGDVVAAMTSPAFDISLWELVAPLTVGARVVPVPPETVGDGPALARRLRAEAVTVVQVTPSVWAVLAAAGGVPECVRVRVSIGEVLTPELAGSLGGAELWNAYGPTETTIWSTAERVRRGSRFGIGDPLDGVAVHLLNAGLRPVDDDVVGEVYLGGFPLARGYLGAPGRSATSFVADPFSPVPGARMYATGDLARRRPGGVVEFVGRVDAQLKVRGHRVEPAEVEAALRADPEVADARVAGDGDRLVAYVIPAAGRPRWPRVRERLSRVLPAYLVPSAMVTVDAFPLTSSGKLNVRALPPPTEDAAAPAPHPGLETTLAEIFARLLARPVNRDDDFFLSGGHSLAAAKAVARIRASVGVEVTVRTLFANPTVAALAAAIDAGRGGPDTPDDSGSAPASPGRLSGPQHGLWITHQTGQDDGAYVVHAAFRLEGALDEADLRAGFAHTLAAHPALRSAIVVHDDTPRLSAAPYTDELSARAWRTTDLSAHADPWPEAERLAAWDADHPFDLTRRPLVRAHLIRTAPTTHLLTVTAHHIICDDTSMSILLTTLTTAGPISSFLPGATDVQGPQAALSRRTSAPGLPVPAPAAVGPRQRTTAFWAGTLRDAPPASGPSPDHPYGTPRAPAPGGSPHPESGQGPAHPRAVTAPGATHRFTVPAGLARRFATWCRDERATTFAGLLAVYAIVSSTRDGGGDLVVGAPVSTRPAGWDDVVGMFVTTLPLRLRANSRATPRDLLADATGVVADAMDHADISLADILATVPSAREGHPLFRTMLVLNRETAPVTFTGLTATPLPIDRATSRFDLTLHIREREGDWPALIDYRTDRYEADTISGIADQVLAVMEAVARHPGLPLSHLDLLSPADGAVHTALGTRSDPGLPGGGDTPSTGPAVPARPAATTVVDLIAAQTARTPDATAVLDLAATPLTYRDLDRRSSAVAHRLREAGIRSEDPVAITIPSSADAIVAILGVLKAGGCFVPIDPAQPPSRQRALITAGGARTVLTRDALPATGHHEPTPVHHEPTPVHPSQLAYVVHTSGSTGEPKGVEVQHDTLLDLTTAFIAEHGLTAAHRLLMVPPPHFDAAFGDIFPVLAAGATLVIHPDPGGLTGPDLLGLCVEHRVSAVDTAAPLWQRWVADLAGERLPLEFMMVGGGIVPAATVRAWAKHGIPLHNHYGPTEATVCATSHRTVDGREHPTRLPIGRPLRHVRVHLLDRALRRVPVGVVGEVYIGGTAPARGYRDNPAATAAAFLADPYGDRPGARMYRTGDLARLNRHGTLEFVGRADDQVKIRGNRVEPGEVAAVLAAHPAVAEAVVVARGDRLIGYVGVPAPTVPTRKASDPASTVPTGYASVPASTVPTGYASDPASTVPTGIASDPASTAPTRNAPVPATPDSRVAVPDVPGLRAFCADRLPAHLVPDTVVVLDALPTQSTGKIDTAALPEPPTTPSVPADPPRTATERAVAAIWATVLDRSDVDRTADFFAIGGHSLIAAHVLAAVRDRLGVTVPMRTLFTAPTVAAFAAAIDDGAPADLPTVDRLRADAVPPPEIRLRTVHAPGVPPAGTPRRILLTGATGFLGRHLLDQLLARTAATIHCLVRHGSIDRLPVTDRVIPVPGDLSAPGLGLSTEDRDTLTAVDAIYHNAAVPHFAASYDALKPAHVDATAAILRLAGDSGAPLHLISTLGVFLGDAHDGRVVTEADAPTDPSGLTSGYDLSKWVADAMAVAARGHGLPVSIHRIAAIVGDTVTGAADPRSAFSRWLTGCVAAGAVPDTAEVLDMVPVDTVAAAVVALSQAPGPLGRTHHYHGDGGLTRAALAAALTSAGHPAEVVPYQRWRERMLADPAGPFAPLAFSLPERPRPHPRFDCSRTWAAAAGAGVGFPPADERMLRRHLDFLTGAGALSGSG is encoded by the coding sequence ATGACGGTCCCTCTCCCGCCCGGGGCCCGACGGCTGTGGTTCCTCGAGGCGTTCGCCGACGGCGCACCCCTGCACAACAACCCGGCGGTGTTCCGGTTGGCCGGCCCCGTGTCCGTGGACGCGCTCCGGCGCGCGGCGGATCTGGTGGTGGCCCGGCACCCGGTGCTGCGCACCACGTTCGACGAGATCGAAGGCGAGCCGGTCGGCCGGACGGGTCCGGTGGGCCCCGCGGATGTCGAGGTGCGGACGGTGCCGGCCGCGGACGCCGCGGCGTTCGCGGCGCGGGCCGCACGGGAACCGTTCGACCTGCGCACCGGGCCGTTGTTCCGGATCCGGCTGGGCCGGATCACGCCGACCGACCACATCCTGGTGATCAACACGCATCACGCGGTCGTCGACGGCAGGTCCCTGTCGGTGCTGTGCGGGGAGATCAGCGCCCTGTACGCCGACCCGGCCCGGCCGCTGCCGGATCCCGGAGCGCCGCCTGACCTCATCGACCACGATCCGTCCCGCCGGGCTGCCGAGCTGGACGGTGTGCCGGACCTGCTCACCCTGCCCACCGACCGGCCCCGCCCGAGGATGCGCGCCTTCCGGGGGGAGTTGCGCCGCCATGCCGTCCCCGAGGGCCTCACCGCGCGGGTCGACGCGCTCGCCCGCGCCACGCGCGCCACCCGGTTCGTCGTGCTGCAGGCCGCGTACGCCGCCACGTTGGGCACGACGGCGGGTCAGGACGACGTAGTGGTCGCCACCCTGGTGTCCGGACGGCCGGGACCGGAGTTCGCCGACGTCGTCGGAATGTTCGTGAACCCGGTGCCGTTGCGGGTGGGGATCGGCGGCGATCCGACGTTCCGCGAGCTGGTGGCCAGGGCCCGCCGCGCGGTCGCGGCGGGACTGGGCGGCGCGGCGGTCCCGTTCGACCGGATCGTCGAGGCGGCCGGCGCCTCCCGTGACCCGAGCCACGCGCCGCTGTGCCAGGCGCACCTCGTGATGCAGGACCCGCCCGAGGTGGTGCTCCCGGGGGTGCGGGCCGAGCGGATGCCGCCGGACACGGGCACGGCCGACGTCGATCTCACCGTGATGGTGGAGTCCGGCGGCGCGGACATGGCCGTGGTCACCGAGCACGACACGGATCTGTTCGACGGTGCGACGGTCGACGGTGTCGCCGGGCGGCTGCTGGCCCTGCTGGACCGTGCGTGCGCCGACCCCGATCGCCGGTTGTCGGCGTTGACCGCAGGGCCTTCGGGGGTCGCGCGGGTGGCCGGGCCGGGCGGTGCTCCGGCGCCGTCGACCGTGCTGGAGCTGATCCGGTTCGGCGCGGACGGCCTCGCGGTGGGGGAGTTGTCCTACGCGGAGCTGGAGCGCCGTTCGGCGGCGCTGGCCTCGGTGCTGCGGGCGGAGGGCGCCGGGCCCGAGGTGTGGGTCGCGGTGGACCTGCCGCGCGGCACGGACCTGGTGGTGGCCATCCTCGGGATCTGGCGGGCGGGCGCGGTGTACGTGCCGGTCGAACCGCTGTGGCCCGAGCCCAGGCGTCGAGCCGTCACCGGGGCCGCCCGCGTCGTGCTGACCGGGATCCCGGAGCTGCCGGAGGAGTTCGAGCGCGTCGAACCCCACATCGCACCCGAGTCACTGGCGTACGTGCTCCACACGTCGGGGTCGACCGGCCGACCGAAGGCGGTGGGGGTGCCGCACCGCGCGGTGGCCGGGATGCTGGCCCGGTCGACGGCGTTGGTGGGGCTGGCCGCCGGGGACGTGGTGGCGGCCATGACCTCCCCGGCGTTCGACATCTCGCTGTGGGAACTGGTGGCGCCGCTGACGGTGGGCGCCCGGGTGGTGCCCGTACCGCCGGAGACCGTCGGCGACGGCCCCGCGCTGGCGCGGCGACTGAGGGCCGAGGCGGTCACGGTCGTCCAGGTCACCCCGTCGGTGTGGGCGGTGCTGGCGGCGGCCGGAGGCGTGCCGGAGTGCGTGCGGGTCCGGGTGTCGATCGGGGAGGTGCTGACGCCGGAGCTGGCCGGGTCGCTGGGCGGGGCCGAGCTGTGGAACGCGTACGGCCCGACCGAGACGACGATCTGGTCGACCGCCGAACGGGTGCGCCGAGGCAGCCGGTTCGGCATCGGCGATCCGCTCGACGGCGTGGCCGTGCATCTGCTGAACGCGGGCCTGCGACCGGTCGACGACGACGTGGTCGGCGAGGTGTACCTGGGTGGTTTTCCGTTGGCGCGCGGCTATCTCGGTGCGCCCGGCCGGTCGGCGACGAGCTTCGTCGCCGACCCGTTCTCACCGGTTCCCGGCGCGCGCATGTACGCCACGGGCGACCTGGCGCGGCGCAGGCCGGGCGGTGTCGTGGAGTTCGTCGGGCGGGTGGACGCACAGCTCAAGGTGCGTGGTCACCGTGTGGAACCGGCCGAGGTGGAGGCGGCGCTGCGGGCGGACCCGGAGGTCGCCGACGCCCGCGTGGCCGGTGACGGCGACCGCCTGGTGGCCTACGTGATCCCGGCCGCGGGGCGGCCCCGCTGGCCGAGGGTGCGGGAGCGGTTGAGCCGTGTCCTCCCGGCCTACTTGGTGCCGTCGGCGATGGTGACCGTGGACGCGTTCCCGTTGACCAGCTCCGGAAAGCTGAACGTACGCGCTCTGCCCCCACCGACGGAGGATGCCGCCGCCCCTGCCCCCCACCCGGGCCTGGAGACCACGCTCGCGGAGATCTTCGCGCGCCTGCTGGCTCGCCCGGTCAACCGTGACGACGATTTCTTCCTGTCCGGCGGCCATTCTCTGGCGGCAGCGAAGGCCGTTGCCAGGATCCGGGCGTCGGTGGGTGTGGAGGTGACGGTCAGAACCCTGTTCGCCAACCCCACTGTCGCCGCCCTGGCTGCCGCGATCGATGCGGGCCGGGGCGGTCCCGACACTCCGGACGACTCCGGGTCGGCGCCCGCTTCACCAGGACGGCTGTCCGGCCCGCAGCACGGACTGTGGATCACCCACCAGACGGGTCAGGACGACGGCGCCTACGTCGTGCACGCCGCGTTCCGGCTGGAGGGTGCGCTCGACGAGGCGGACCTGCGCGCCGGGTTCGCCCACACCCTGGCCGCCCATCCCGCCCTGCGATCGGCGATCGTCGTCCATGACGACACCCCGCGGCTGAGCGCGGCGCCCTACACGGACGAGCTGTCGGCGCGGGCCTGGCGCACCACCGACCTGAGCGCTCACGCGGACCCGTGGCCGGAGGCCGAACGCCTGGCCGCCTGGGACGCCGACCACCCCTTCGACCTGACCCGACGCCCGTTGGTGCGGGCCCACCTGATCAGAACCGCCCCCACGACGCATCTCCTGACGGTCACGGCTCACCACATCATCTGCGACGACACGTCGATGTCGATCCTGCTGACGACCCTGACCACCGCGGGCCCGATCTCCTCGTTCCTGCCCGGTGCCACGGATGTCCAGGGGCCGCAGGCCGCGCTCAGCAGGAGAACCAGCGCGCCGGGACTACCCGTCCCCGCGCCGGCGGCCGTGGGGCCACGGCAACGAACCACCGCGTTCTGGGCCGGAACACTCCGTGACGCCCCACCTGCCTCCGGACCCTCGCCGGACCACCCGTACGGCACGCCCCGGGCCCCCGCGCCGGGCGGATCGCCGCACCCGGAATCCGGCCAGGGCCCGGCTCACCCCCGCGCGGTCACCGCCCCCGGTGCCACCCACAGGTTCACCGTCCCGGCCGGGCTCGCCCGCCGCTTCGCCACCTGGTGCCGGGACGAGCGGGCCACCACCTTCGCCGGTCTCCTCGCCGTCTACGCCATCGTCTCCTCCACCCGGGACGGGGGCGGGGACCTCGTCGTCGGTGCCCCGGTCTCCACCCGTCCGGCCGGGTGGGACGACGTGGTCGGCATGTTCGTCACGACCCTCCCGCTCCGGCTCCGTGCGAACAGCCGAGCCACCCCCCGCGATCTGCTCGCCGACGCCACCGGGGTGGTGGCCGACGCGATGGACCACGCCGACATCTCCCTGGCCGATATCCTCGCCACGGTCCCCTCCGCACGGGAGGGCCACCCCCTGTTCCGGACGATGCTGGTCCTCAACCGCGAGACGGCCCCCGTCACCTTCACGGGCCTGACCGCCACTCCGCTGCCGATCGACCGCGCCACCAGCCGTTTCGACCTCACCCTCCACATCAGGGAACGCGAGGGCGACTGGCCCGCTCTCATCGACTACCGCACCGACCGGTACGAGGCGGACACGATCAGCGGGATCGCCGACCAGGTGCTGGCCGTCATGGAGGCCGTGGCCCGCCACCCCGGTCTTCCCCTGTCCCACCTGGACCTGTTGTCCCCGGCCGACGGCGCCGTCCACACCGCCCTCGGCACCCGGTCCGATCCGGGCCTGCCCGGCGGAGGGGACACGCCGTCCACCGGCCCGGCCGTCCCCGCGCGACCGGCGGCCACGACCGTTGTGGACCTGATCGCGGCCCAGACCGCCCGGACCCCCGACGCCACCGCCGTCCTCGACCTCGCCGCCACCCCCCTCACCTACCGCGACCTGGACCGCAGATCCTCCGCCGTCGCGCACCGCCTGCGCGAGGCCGGCATCCGGAGCGAGGACCCGGTCGCGATCACCATCCCGTCCAGCGCCGACGCGATCGTCGCGATCCTCGGCGTGCTCAAGGCGGGCGGATGCTTCGTCCCCATCGACCCCGCCCAGCCGCCCTCCCGCCAGCGCGCCCTGATCACCGCCGGCGGTGCGCGGACCGTCCTGACCCGCGACGCCCTCCCCGCCACCGGCCACCACGAACCGACGCCTGTCCACCACGAACCGACGCCCGTCCACCCGTCCCAGCTCGCCTACGTCGTCCACACCTCCGGCTCCACCGGCGAACCCAAGGGCGTCGAGGTACAGCACGACACGCTCCTCGACCTCACCACCGCGTTCATCGCCGAACACGGCCTCACCGCCGCGCACCGCCTCCTCATGGTCCCGCCCCCGCACTTCGACGCCGCGTTCGGCGACATCTTCCCGGTCCTCGCGGCCGGGGCCACCCTGGTCATCCACCCCGACCCGGGCGGTCTCACCGGACCGGACCTCCTCGGGCTCTGCGTCGAGCACCGAGTCTCCGCGGTCGACACGGCGGCCCCCCTCTGGCAGCGCTGGGTGGCCGATCTCGCCGGCGAGCGCCTCCCGTTGGAGTTCATGATGGTCGGCGGCGGCATCGTCCCGGCGGCGACCGTCCGCGCGTGGGCGAAGCACGGCATTCCCCTCCACAACCACTACGGACCGACGGAAGCCACCGTCTGCGCGACCAGCCACCGCACCGTCGACGGCCGCGAGCACCCCACCCGACTGCCGATCGGCCGCCCGCTGCGACACGTCCGCGTCCACCTCCTCGACCGGGCTCTGCGCCGGGTGCCCGTCGGCGTGGTCGGTGAGGTCTACATCGGAGGGACGGCGCCCGCCCGGGGGTACCGGGACAACCCGGCCGCGACCGCCGCGGCGTTCTTGGCCGACCCGTACGGCGACCGCCCCGGCGCCCGCATGTACCGGACCGGCGACCTCGCGAGGCTGAACCGGCACGGCACGCTCGAGTTCGTCGGCCGGGCCGACGACCAGGTCAAGATCCGCGGCAACCGGGTGGAGCCGGGGGAGGTGGCGGCCGTGCTCGCCGCCCACCCGGCTGTCGCGGAGGCCGTGGTGGTGGCCAGGGGGGACCGCCTCATCGGCTACGTCGGCGTTCCGGCCCCGACCGTACCCACCAGGAAGGCATCCGATCCGGCCTCGACCGTACCCACCGGGTACGCATCCGTTCCGGCCTCGACCGTACCCACCGGGTACGCATCCGATCCGGCCTCGACCGTACCCACCGGGATCGCATCCGATCCGGCCTCGACCGCACCAACCCGGAACGCCCCCGTCCCGGCCACCCCCGACTCGCGGGTCGCCGTCCCGGACGTTCCCGGCCTGCGCGCCTTCTGCGCCGACCGCCTGCCCGCGCATCTCGTGCCGGACACCGTGGTCGTCCTCGACGCCCTTCCCACCCAGAGCACCGGCAAGATCGACACCGCCGCCCTCCCCGAGCCACCCACCACCCCCTCCGTCCCGGCGGACCCGCCCCGGACCGCCACCGAGCGAGCCGTCGCCGCCATCTGGGCCACCGTTCTCGACCGGTCCGACGTGGACCGCACCGCGGACTTCTTCGCCATCGGCGGGCACTCGCTCATCGCCGCCCACGTCCTCGCCGCCGTCCGCGACCGCCTCGGCGTCACGGTTCCGATGCGCACACTGTTCACCGCCCCCACGGTGGCGGCGTTCGCGGCGGCCATCGACGACGGTGCCCCGGCGGACCTGCCCACGGTCGACCGGTTGCGCGCCGACGCCGTCCCCCCGCCCGAAATCCGTCTCCGCACCGTCCACGCGCCCGGCGTCCCCCCGGCCGGCACGCCGCGCCGGATCCTGCTCACCGGCGCCACCGGCTTTCTCGGCCGCCACCTCCTCGACCAGCTCCTGGCCCGGACGGCCGCCACGATCCACTGCCTCGTCCGGCACGGCTCGATCGACCGGCTGCCGGTCACCGACCGCGTGATCCCGGTCCCCGGAGACCTGTCCGCACCCGGCCTCGGCCTGTCCACGGAGGATCGCGACACCCTCACGGCCGTGGACGCGATCTACCACAACGCCGCTGTTCCGCACTTCGCCGCGTCCTACGATGCCCTCAAACCCGCCCACGTCGACGCCACTGCGGCGATCCTGCGCCTGGCCGGCGACAGCGGTGCCCCGCTGCACCTGATCTCCACCCTCGGCGTCTTCCTCGGTGACGCCCACGACGGCCGCGTCGTCACCGAGGCCGACGCCCCCACCGACCCGAGCGGCCTCACCAGCGGCTACGACCTCAGCAAATGGGTGGCCGACGCCATGGCCGTTGCCGCCCGCGGCCACGGCCTGCCCGTCTCGATCCACCGCATCGCTGCCATCGTCGGTGACACCGTCACCGGTGCGGCCGACCCGCGCTCCGCGTTCAGCCGCTGGCTCACCGGATGCGTCGCCGCCGGCGCCGTCCCGGACACCGCCGAGGTGCTGGACATGGTGCCCGTGGACACGGTGGCCGCGGCGGTCGTCGCGCTCTCACAGGCTCCCGGCCCCCTGGGCCGGACCCACCACTACCACGGCGACGGCGGCCTCACCCGTGCCGCTCTCGCCGCCGCGCTCACCTCGGCCGGCCACCCGGCCGAGGTGGTGCCGTACCAGCGGTGGCGGGAGCGCATGCTCGCCGACCCGGCGGGGCCGTTCGCCCCGCTCGCCTTCTCCCTGCCCGAACGCCCCCGCCCGCACCCGCGGTTCGACTGCTCCCGCACCTGGGCCGCCGCGGCCGGGGCGGGGGTGGGGTTCCCCCCGGCCGACGAGCGAATGCTGCGCAGGCACCTGGACTTCCTCACCGGTGCCGGCGCGCTTTCCGGAAGTGGATGA
- a CDS encoding FAD-dependent oxidoreductase produces the protein MNVVIVGAGMAGTMLAIRLARRGHRVDVVERRGDPRGTNGPDAGSISVGLSERGRAALRDLGLLDKALAEAVPMRGRIVHHSGRVSYQPYGADDTEVLHSVRRHDLNITLLDAAASVPRVRLWFGHRVTGLTGTEVRTPARTFPADLVVGADGAYSTVRTHLHRRVRAEFHQTHLDWGYREFTIPAVDRPEALHVWPGRRGLVVAHPNPDGSLTGTVFLPFDGDTGFSGLRDPVRAGAFLAEEFGDLTDLVPDLVTQFLAHEPGTLVSVRTAPWQHDRVVLVGDAAHAVFPFYGQGMNAAFEDCAVLDACLAEHAPGDALAAFEARRRPHTDVLAELSARNFVELRDRVRSPVFRARKRMDFELGRLVPGWRTLYAMISHSSLPYGDALARARRQDRLLGGLAGLGGVTLLAAARRKRSGRC, from the coding sequence ATGAACGTCGTCATCGTCGGGGCGGGTATGGCCGGAACCATGCTGGCGATCCGGCTGGCCCGCCGCGGCCACCGGGTGGACGTGGTGGAGCGGCGCGGCGACCCACGCGGCACCAACGGCCCGGACGCCGGATCGATCAGCGTCGGGCTGTCCGAACGCGGCCGGGCGGCCTTGCGCGACCTCGGCCTCCTCGACAAGGCCCTGGCCGAAGCGGTTCCCATGCGGGGGCGGATCGTCCACCACAGCGGCCGGGTCAGCTACCAGCCCTACGGCGCGGACGACACCGAGGTGCTGCACTCGGTCCGCCGCCACGACCTCAACATCACCCTGCTCGACGCCGCCGCATCGGTTCCCCGGGTGCGGCTGTGGTTCGGGCACCGCGTCACCGGCCTGACCGGTACGGAGGTGCGGACCCCCGCCCGGACGTTCCCGGCGGATCTCGTCGTGGGCGCGGACGGCGCGTACTCGACCGTGCGCACGCACCTGCACCGCCGGGTGCGCGCCGAGTTCCACCAGACGCACCTGGACTGGGGCTACCGGGAGTTCACCATCCCGGCCGTCGACCGGCCGGAGGCGTTGCACGTGTGGCCCGGCCGGCGGGGACTGGTGGTGGCGCACCCCAACCCGGACGGATCGCTGACCGGCACCGTGTTCCTGCCGTTCGACGGCGACACCGGGTTCTCGGGGCTGCGCGACCCGGTCCGGGCCGGGGCTTTCCTGGCCGAGGAGTTCGGTGACCTGACCGATCTCGTGCCGGACCTGGTCACGCAGTTCCTCGCACACGAACCGGGAACCCTGGTGTCGGTGCGTACCGCGCCGTGGCAGCACGACCGTGTCGTCCTCGTCGGCGATGCCGCGCACGCCGTGTTCCCGTTCTACGGCCAGGGGATGAACGCCGCGTTCGAGGACTGCGCGGTGCTCGACGCGTGTCTCGCCGAGCACGCCCCGGGCGACGCGCTCGCCGCGTTCGAGGCCCGCCGCCGCCCGCACACCGACGTGCTCGCCGAACTGTCCGCGCGCAACTTCGTGGAGCTGCGCGACCGGGTGCGGTCACCGGTGTTCCGGGCCCGCAAGCGGATGGACTTCGAGCTCGGCCGCCTGGTACCGGGGTGGCGGACGCTGTACGCGATGATCAGCCACAGCAGCCTCCCGTACGGCGACGCGCTCGCCCGGGCCCGCCGTCAGGACCGCCTCCTCGGTGGACTCGCCGGGCTCGGCGGCGTCACGTTGCTCGCTGCGGCGCGGCGGAAGCGGAGCGGGAGATGCTGA